The sequence TGCATGCACTACCACTGCAGGGCTGCTAACATCCAATTCTGTAAGCAATATGAATTTTCTCGTACTGTTTCTTTCCAGCAGTGTAGGATTTGACAAAAACAGAGCAAGTTTGTCTGGAAAACAGAGTTTGGCACTTCAGATCTGCTGGTGACACAAAAGCACCCTCCCTGCCTgccccttctccttcctcttacaaacaaacaacatttcaattttttaaattacttttaagcagtgctgcctttaaagaaatcattttctcaTGTCTACAGCTACCCAAGTCctgtttctaattttttttccccttgtagTTGAATTCTCCTCTACAATACTTTGCTATCATAAATTTTCTGCTCACGAGGCCTATGATTAACAGCTCCCCATAATACTTTCCTGTTCCTCACAAAATCCAACCTTTGTGCCAAATACCTAAGAATTTCTCCCATACTGGGCATCAAGTGAAGACGTGGCTGATCTGTATTTTAAGCTAGCTATGTGCATACTAGaccagaaaaagagaatgcTTGACGTCTCTCAAAGGCTATTCTTCATTAGGAAACAAAGAGGAGCATTCATTTTCTACAGATTAATGAAAATGGAtgataaaggaaagaagaaaaattttgaagATCTTATCCCCTTACCAAGGGTTGTTATCAGGGAAGGATGCCACAGACTGTATAACAGGAGAAGCCTTGAGCTTCCATGGAAACCAAGGCAAAAAAACTAAAAAGGCTTTTAATGAAGCTTGCAAATGGTAGAATTATAAAAGTaaagaatcattaatgttggaaaagaccactcagatTATCTattccaactgtccacctaccaccaataccaTCCATAACcacgttcctcagtgccacacctacacagttcttaaacacctccagggacggtgactccaccacctccctgggcagcctgtaacaCTGTcccaccactctttctgagaagaaattttttcctaacatctgatctgaacctcccctggtggaacttgaggccatcacctcccATCTTATCGCtattacctgggagaagaggccaatttccacctcaccacagccttctttcaggcagttgtacagcaatgaggtctcccctgagcctcctcttttccagacagaacaatcccagttcccttagttgctccccataagacctgtgctccagacccctcacagctttgttgtccttctctgggCATGCTCCAGGGCCCCTATGACTTTCATATTTATTTGCACTCATGTATCCTTTGTGTTACTTTTTGCACTTCCTGATACTTAAGAGCTACAGGATCAATCTGCACTGATGTCTCACTATAAATGTCTCTCTTTCTAATTTGAATAGTCTGTTGTCCAAAATTGCCAAATAACTTGCagctcatcttttctttcagcatcttCACAACACACTTTGTCACCAGTTTCcttagctttttaaaaaaggcttTCTTCTTCTAAATCCATTGTCCcactatttatttcttcttgaaaatgaaaatttcatctAAAAATCTCTACTTCTCTACTCATTCTCctgctttctgaaacaaaaatctaTTTCAAAACACACTCCAGGAACTCATGCTTTTGTCATGCAGTAGTGCTTTAACAGATAAGTAAGTAACAATAGAAGACAGGTCCACCCCTCcatgataaaagaaataaaaaatagtcaTTTATTTGCTTCAACCTTCACAACACTGTGACAAATGGGATGCTGTTAATTCTGCAAGCAGACAGTAGCTcaacagacaaacaaataaataaataaatgaggggggagagagagagggagagagagagaaaatagtTAATATACTTAGCAAAGTTGGAGGTGGCAAGACCTGATGAAGTTTATCTGAAGAATTCAGGAATGTACTGAAGAAAccacatattttttctttttaaactgcCAGAGGAGTTTAAAAACAAGGAGAGCCACAATAGTTCAGATGCAGCATATTTCCAAGAGCGTCTGTTATTAAATGTttggaaacaggaaaatgagaaCAGGGATATCTCGCCTCTGGCCACAAACCCCTGCCACCACCAGCTTCCAGGCCCTCCAAATAgggatgttttattttcccatttagTTCTGTTGCCACAGAAGCAATAAATTCCACAAATTATTCATGATATGAAGAAGtacttccttctgttttctttaaacatcGTAGGATTCTGTGGTCTGTGAAGCAATGATCAATCAGTCCCTTTCTGCCCCTTCCACATCACTCAGTGCTCTCCATATTTTCCACTAGCTCACCTCAGCCAACACTTTTCCAAACTTAGCTGCCCTTCTCGTGTTTCTTTTATACAGAAGCTGTCCTTAGtatttttgttagtatttttttcattctatcGAATCCATTTTGATATAGAGCGACAAGAATTGCATGATTCAAGAAGCAGATGTACTGCAGatttgaaacagaagaacatgttttcttcaaaatcttCAATTGTATTCTATTTCACTCGCTTTTCTGAGTACTTAAAAAAAGTTACTGAACAATTCTTAGGCACTAATAGCAAATTACAATATTCCAAACTCAAGAGCAAGCACTAATCCTTTCTCCCTCACAACTGCTCAGGAATACGGATGACAATGCCACAGCCAATAGAATAAAAGCAAATCCACACCcttcaggttggaaaagagaaTCTGATGGAAGCCAGATGATGCAGCTTCTGCTGTGCATGTGAAACTGCAAGAACTACATGAAAAGATAAGAATACAGATGGAAGATTAATCACCATTAACCACTTCTACTAGTTTCCAAAGTAGTTATACTGAATAGCAACTTTTGAAACAATCTCTGCATGTAATTGGATTACACGTGTTGTGAATGAGATGAAATAGCCTTATCTTTAAAACTACCTGAACTAAGAGCAGTGCACGCAACCTCCCTCCATGTATTTCCTCCATGTTTCCATAAAGAATGGATATTCCTAACAGCTAGCACATTCTGTCTCTGACTTTCTCTGACACCgggcagcacttctgtgctttgcaggtgatggagcactaacccaggctgctcagaggctGCAGTCTCCTCcctggagatctccaaaagccaCCTGCATGTGGGGATggcactctgctctgggtgtccaGCTGGGGTAGGGGCTGGAGCAGGTGACCCCTGCTAAGGGGCAGCTATGACTGTCCTGCTGCTTAGAAAATAAACTGATAAGTGAAAGACAACCAGTgctaaatctttctttttgagTCATGCAAGAGGAACTCCAATCAGATCCCATAATAACGATTGTAACTTACCATCTGAACGGTTCTTGTTATTGAGAACTCTTTCCAATTTGTAAACAGGAGTAGAAGAACGGCATTTAGAAGGAGGCACTCCTTTGTGTGGTGGTGTTGAAGGATTTTTAAAGGCATCAGGCTGCCCGTGTCTTCCAAtgtatttttcccctcttggACTGCTCAGAGAATGCTGGGAATCAGGATTATCCTCCAAAAGTTCACACTGCGTAGTCAAGGGGACTCTACTAACAGCACACTGGAGAAGTAAAGGGGACTGCATCTTTCTTGGTGTTCTGCTTGCAGCTGTATCCTGTATTATCCTATGCTGGTAGTTTCTGTAGGCTTCTTCCAAATACTCTGCCTCTTTTTCTAGTTCTTTTATTCTAGCCCAGGTTTGCGCCATGCACTCCAGATCAGAATCTGGAGAAGCACTACGTGTCTGTAACTGCTGGTGACAGCCAGCTCTTGCCACAGCACTTCCCTTGACGACATCACTCACAATGGGATTCTTCAGGAATATGCTATCTGTATAAATATCAGGAGGTACAATCCTATCATCAACGAGGTCAATGACAGAGCGATCAACGAGCGAAGGCTTGGGATTCCGATACACTTCATTTTCCAGAGCTTCCAGATCAAGAATGTGAGTGACAGTTAAGACAAAGAGAGAGACCCATAACTCATCAGAAGTAATAACACATGGCACTTTCTTTcgtcaaaataattttaaaatggatttattCAAATTTCGAGAATTCAATGTACTggttttgaatgtatttttttgcatagCTGCAAATTATCAATTTAATTACCTTCAGATGtaattcctccatgtagaacTCTATCTTATAAACATATTCTAAttaaacagtttttttgttgtcattaaTTCAACTGGgtttagaaaaggaaataaaatgtcacCCCTTTGGATGCAGTATATCCAATCACATTATAACAGGGTGCAGGACACAAGTTAGGTTAAAAGTCTGCCTCTATTTAGATCaaaaagaaattaggaaaaagTAACCCAACACATACAAATGggttattaaaataataaaaacataaaaagtatTCCTCAAAAATATCTgttacatttatattttcagaactGTCAGCTTCCTGCTTTGCCTGCTTGTTTCAGTATCCCCTGAAGACCCATCTTTCTAAGCAAAATtaccacattttttttattctatctAAAAGGTTCTTCAGTAACATTATTAAGATGCTGCAAAATAGAATTCCAAGCagaatttcttcattaaattaaaatacatttgttatTTTGACACTAATGAATGTCAGATTACAAACAGTACTGGTAGTTATACCATATATGAAAACATACATATTATTCTAGTTTATAATAGAAAGCATTGCACGTACTGAACTATGATGCAACATATTCTATGCAATGTATAATCACTGTAGAATTTGATTCtaggtttttaatttatttacacGTGTACCGAAAATGAAAGTTATCATGCTTGATAGCAGCAACTTGACAGGCATCTTTAGAATTACATTTCTTCAGCAGACTGAATTGCCTTACAAAATGTATTTGCCTTCATAATGTCTGTGCGAGGTGCTTAAGTTATTAGTTTTGGCAACAACTATTTAAAAGTTAGATTTAAATTGTGAGCgatgaaatacaaatattcttACTATGAACATTCCTGAACCAAAATGCATTAAAACACAATTCACTGTGAAAAAACAAAGGTGATTATGTTATCACCAGACATTAATGTCTTTATCTTGAGTTGAAACAGAGACAATAAAAAGAACGTAAGTGTTCCaagaagaacatttttctcttcctcctatgtgtttattttctgaaagtgcAGTTGTAAGGCTTTTAAACTGATCTTAATTTTAAACTTGAAACACACTCCACGGCAATATTTTAACTGAAGGATTTTCTCAGAATCTGGAAGTTCTTACATTGATTAGGTAAGCAAACTTCACAAAGGACTTCTTTAGAACAAGACACAAACCTGCCTGTGTTTGTTTCAACTGTAGTTTCAGATCTTCAACCTGCACATTTAACTTCCTGACAGTAGCTTCAGAGTCCAACAACTGGGCCTTTAACAGGGCAGAACGCTCAACCTAAAGCAgatccagaggaaaaaagagagagtaaTTCTTAAAAGTAGAATAATCTGAACAGTTTGAAtgctcatttctttctaagtGTTCTTCAGGTCCAGCAGAACCTGTGAAAGTCAGCACTGACAACTTAATGGCTTGAAAAGACTTACTCGGGTTGTTTGGTTGGCTGAAgtttgttgttgctttcttgtttctgtaagTCATAAAAACCAGCAAAGTGCAAAGCATTCCCCTAACTACCTGCAGAGCAACCTGCACAGGTAGACAGATAATTGTTAACAGGatgacaaaaagaagaaagaatcatTCACCTCACTTtggagctgcttttctgaaaactgcttaTGACTTTCAAACTCATCCATCACCAGTCTCCTGGAATGTTCCACCTTCCTCAGCTCTGCTTGGCAGGCCAGGTGCTCTGCTGAAGGCTGGGACAGTTCTTCCACAAAAGAGAAACATCAGACAGTTTAACATAGAGTAATTGTTCACTTCTCTATAAGATATCTCTTTGAAATTTAAAGCTCGTTTGTTTTCAAGGACATAGCAAAGTCTTCTAAAATTAGGCCTCGTTTGAAGCAAGTACataagattttttctttcttttacaaagGACTGTTCACATGTTGCTTAAGAACTACACACATCGTCCTACTATAGAAGGAAAATACATAACCCCACCTAACTGGTGTATACATCTCTACTTTCTAGTAATTTCAGatgcacattaaaaataatcagcacTTTACAACTACAGacacaaaaatcaaagaacGTTCTGAGTTGGAGAGGACCCACTCCAGGAGTCCAAATCCTGGTTCCACACAGGCTCACCCTTCAAGATGTAATATTATTTTTACCATTATTAACCATATTAGTGCTATTATTGGAAATATTATGCTTTTCAAGAGGTGGAAGGGATATTCATGTTATTATAGATATCACTTAGTTCAGGATTTCTACTACACAgatatattgaaaaaaatataatgtcAGGGACTTAGATTCATCAGTTGGAGGGCTAGTGCCAACTAACAGTACACATAATACAAAGAATGTCTTTCAAcgaaaatgtatttctaaagaaaaacagaaagggaaacatAAACAAGAAAAGGATTAAATCATTCACACTGACTGTCTCGAAGATGCTGGTTCTCAGTGCGAGTCTCATCCAGCTGTTGCCTAAGTAGTTTATTCTGCACTTGGAGCTCCAGTTTCTCCTCCTTTAGCAAAGGATAGTCCGATacctctttcagtttttctgtcaACAACTGATTCTGTTTATTTACCAACAGAACCTGAGCCTTCACTGACTCCAAATCCAGCTGCAGATAAAGAACAATTTAGAAGTTGATGAAGatgtttctaaagaaaaactGTTATACTATAAGCTGGTTTctatttcacttattttttttttttttaatgtagctcACATGCAGTTATTAGAATACAGTTTCTCTAAATTTACATTTAACATCACCTCAAGTTCTTTTGTGCGTGACACAGCTTGCTTGAGTTCCTCCTTTTTGGAGTTAACAGCAACAGCTTCTTCACGCAAAAGCATAGCCTTCTCTGCAGGGAGGATTACAAATGCTGAATTAGATTAATAGACAATTACATTAAAGACTGTATCAGCAAAAAAATTTAACTTGCTAAGTCCAACATTCAATTTAATTCAAAAATTTATAATAACTGtcatgtatgtatacatacgCCTTCAAAATTATGTAAATCACTGCATGAGTGTATACAATGCATATGTAAAACTATTTTAGAATTAAGTAAATCAAATTCATATGCACATGATATATCATCTCTTTCACATGACCCCAACTTAGAAGTCTAAACATGCTATCTGTCTCAGCTCTCTTCTCAAGCTTTGGTTAAACATCTTGCACACAATAAATTTAGAAGCTGGCAACGATTCAATCAGGCTGTACCAGAGTTCAATTAGAGAATGAGTGAGCTGGGACAACTTCAAAAAGAGCTGGGACAACTTCAGAAAGAGCTGGGAAACTGAAAAAGCAAGCTTTCAGCCTCCGTGTGAAGCACCAGCTCCTGGTTCCCACTGCATTTTAAACTGCAAGGAGTTGCTGACCTGCCACTGGATCTCGCTACACGATTTTCAAAGGCTGAGTTGGTGGCTTTTCTGGCAGTTACACCTCTGTTACTGAACACTGTCACTGTTCAGTAACTGCTGCTTTGATACCTGTTGGTAAATGCTCTCAACGGCAGCTGTATTAATCAAAGAGAGATGgttacctttatttttttctcatcttcagtAACTTTATTGGTTCTGGCTATATATTCTTCTTTTAATTCAAGCTGGTATCTAGAAGCAAAAAGATTGAAAACTCCAAGCAGCTTCAAGATGCTACCAGATTATCAAGCCTGGCCTACAACAGATTAACAAACTGTGTTCCCTCTGCCTCCACAGACCTCTACTAGACTTTTTCCAGCTTCTCCACAACTCTGTTGAactgaggggcccaaaacttGGCATGATATTCAGAGTGCAGCCTACACCAGTACCTTAGTGGAAAAACAACCCCTCAGCCTGTTGTCCACGCTGCTGCTAATGTGACTCATTGTGCTGTTGGCCCTATTTGCCAGAGCATGCTGGTGGATCACATCAGCCTGACTTTCATTGGAACTTCCATGTCCTTTCCAGAAAGGCTGTTGCTCAGTCCATTCTTTCTCCCCACTTGTGCCACTGCAGAACGATTCTCTGCCCCGTGTACTAAGCTTTGTTAAAATCCTAAGGTTTGTGTTGGCAAAATCCCCAAGTTTACCGAAGTCCACCTGCATCAAAACACTGCCATTTGTTGTGGCAGCCATTCCCCTTAATTAAGCCTCATGTTCAAAGTTGCTGAGAGCACACAGAGTCATCATCCAGATAATGGATGAAGGTGTTGGATGGTACAGGACAGTAATGTCCCCTTGGCTTCTCTGCATGCCACCACAAACCAGTTAGACATTGAGCACTGCCCAGGTATTTACATCCCAGCAGTCATCCATCTTTACTGTTCAATGTTATGGAAATCTCCAGGAGTGTTACAAATATTTCTTGTAACTAGCTGTTACTGACTAACTGGTTAAAACAAGGTACCAAGGTGGGTCAGTTAGGTCTGCATTTCGTTCCTCACTAACAAAACCCTGGTATCTACTCAGTTCCAGCTGAGACATCATTCTCATCAAAACCTGCTCTTTCCTCTGCAATTTAAGCTAAGATACACCAACACAGATAATACTTACTGCGTGGCAGCTGATACAAACAGTTGGCTTGCAAAAATAAGTTACAGTGCATCAGTCATTCGGTTTACCTTTCTAACTGGATGACTGTTTCATGCCATGATATAAGCATGAGCAGTAACATACTGAAAGCATATGCTGCACTGAAGCATCAAGAAACCAAGTGACCAAAGCACTCAAAGGAAGGCAGTAACAGTGAGATATACTCATTGCAAAATCTCAAATGTGGTCACAGATGagcatttcaaagagcatttctaAGCAAATTCTTTGAAATCATGCTGAAGCAGAATAGAGTCAGTAAGAGAGGGTGACCTACAATAGAGATCCCCAAAACAAGGAGATATTAAGCTAGGAACTAACCTGCCTGTGTGGGCTGGTGTGTCTCTCACTCTTTTCCCAAGAAACCTCTAACCTTTCTTTAACTGTACTTTAACCTCCATGACTTTTCTGTGTCCATAAAAGGGCCAGTTCTTTTAATCATGGTCAAAGGAAGTTACTAATGCTTTACATCCTCTTGTCTAAACATACAACTTATCTCACATCTCTTTCCCATATAAAGAACACAGGATTTAATCTACAAAAATAATGTAGCCTATAATcaaaagagaattattttccatagaaagcattttctgaatCTGACAGAACGTCTTGCTAGCGAagcaaaaatgtaaataattctAGGCAATTAAAACAAGAGTGAGTGGAAACTTTTAAGTCCTTACTTTGTTACGTTTCTCAAAAGAAATcctataattttttaaattctattttcttaagAATTAACACACGTTCTAttagagagaaaagaaaaaattactttaagAGTTCAGTCTTAAGCTTTTGGTCATAAGTCTCCTCTATGTTCTTCACAGCAACTTCTCGACGTCGAAGTGCATCAtcaatagttttatttttctcttcctgaagCTTCTGAGTGctgaaatattaataaatatacaATGACCAATTACAAAGACAAAACTCcagagcttttaatttttttttccttaagattCAGAGCCATTAAAGGTTGATGTGCTTGCTTAGAACACCTTAGCAATTTAAAGTTACGATTAGAACATGTCATTCTAACTCATTAAGAACAAGAAGgtctgacagaaaataaattgacCTAATTAAAATCCAGTACCAATCAACTATGCAGCTCTCCCAGGGTAACCCTAGCTCAGCTTTCCACACCAGAAAGCCTTCAAAAGAAATCGAGCATCATGCCCAACACTATCAGCACCCTCTGCTggattgttaaaaaaaaaaaaagacacgtTTCTGTGGGACACTCATTTTGCCATATAAAAGAGATGACAGAGTAATAAACTTAGGTAGTATTTAAAACCTGGCAGAAGACAGTTTAGTTATTTCCCAGTTTGAccaaggaaaactgaaagacaaCGTTCTTAgtagtggaaaaaaacaagtccaaaaaagcaaaacatcatATACATGCATCGCAACTGTTAAGACTGTTACATACTGCGTTGATTGcttacttttttaatttaagaccTTCAAAATCATTACTGTTTAATTCAAGGCCTTCAAAGCAAATATATGGTTTCTTGCCTCCAAAGTGATGCTGCAGTGTTTTGGCTGAatgaaaggaatggaaaaaaaaaaaaaaaggcttctctTTGTATCAAGTGTCCCAGCCAACTGAGGTAGTACACAACAATGTTCAAAATGCCAACACAAATTATGGGATatataaaaatctatttcagCTTTGCAGAAGCAGTAACATCTTGGAGTATGCTTTCCAGAAGACCAACAACATTTAGAATTGAAAATGCTCTTCAGCAACTTACATTTCAAATGACTCAATTCTTTGCTTCAGTTCTGCCTCTCTGGTCCTCATGACTTCAATATCTTTCAGTAGACTTTGTCTCTGAGCATATACTTCCTTTGCTTCTATCTGAATCACAAAATAATACCATTAGTTTCTCTTCACAGTATCCATCATTAAAAGAGGAAATGCTTACAGCAAAGGCAATGGCTACTGAAACTCTTCTACATATAATGACATCTATCTGCATATCTGTACCATGTGGACTATGTATCCCTTTTAGTTCAGAGTTCTTCTAAGCAACTGAAAGAATCTGTAGTAGAACTAAAAGCTGTGTTTTGGAGATAGAAGAGCAAACAGTTGTATCAACTCCTAACAAAATCTCAGTGGTCTGAATTCAGTGAAGTtattaaaacagattaaaaagtatttattataACTCAACCGTAGCTTGCAGAACTGCTCATTTTCCAGCCAaatttacttaaatatttaaccATACTCATCCTTGTATTTACTGAACAGGTTCCTCTATTTATGAGGACAAAAGTAAATTCCAACTTTTCACTAATAAGCTGAGTAAGAACTGAAGATAAACCTGCCACAGATAAAAGAACAGTTTAATTGACTCACAGTCACTTTGTACTAGATTAAGAACAAGTATTTGGAATTTCACCTCTTGTTGTTTCTGAAGCCTTTCAATAGCATTCTTTTCACGGGAAACCAAGGCTTCAGCCTTTGCTTGATGTGTCTTTTCTAACTCATACCGCAGCTCAGAGATTTCTTTCTGGGTCTGTGCTTTCTCCTCCATTTTAATCTTGGCTATTTCAACTTCTTTAAAATGTTGTAGCTTTtacataaaggaagaaaagaaggttaAACAGAACCCCTTCAAAAACAACAATGTCAATCTGTCTCTCCTCATGCAATTCTTCAAAATTTGAAGATAGAAAGTAAGCATATCAGAAGGAAAGGAGGTCAGTCCTATGGAGATGGATTTGTGAATGCAGTGAGACAGCGGTCTCACTTGTATATACACAAAGTGGGTTAGAAATGTCCTACAGCAGTTCACTACACATCGCTAAAGAATCTTAAAGTTAACTGAATTGAGAAGTGATTTTTATCTGCTTTAGTCTCCCATCTTCTGCTTTACTTAAACAGAGACAAACTTAATGCCCAAATTAACATGTTTTACGTACCAAAAATACATTGCCTACTAGGGAGtgaaaattaaaggaaaaacgAAGATAAAATGCACAGACTTCAGTTTTAACTCTCCATCCTTCTACTTCTCTATCTtaataaatatgaataaattGGTTTCCTCAAACACTTTATATGCAGATGAGTGCCTTTTAAACTGTGCCTAAAAATTTTAATTGATCAGTGAATACATTCACACATTTTTCTATTGAAATAAGCTattgatctgaaaaaaaaaacaacccaaaaccaTACAATGAATTGCAGTATATTCTCTGCTCCATTTTTCAGATGTATGAACTACTGACAGGCTTTTTATATTCACAGAGTGAAGTAAAATACTCCAAAAGAGCTGTGTCTTTAattacaggaaggaaaaaacatggAATAATTCACGttatgattttgtttctgtgcaacATTTGAAATGCTATATAAATTCTAAtcaatattaaaaatttaatttatgtCAAAGTACATAGCAACAACTCATGCCTTGCATTATACTGAAATTTAAGCTTCAAAGTTGAACCtgggaagagaaacaaatagTTTACTATGAAACATAAACATTTTCCAATAAAACAAAGTAGtcaaagagcaaacaaaatgtACCaatgtaaaagcaaaataagaaaaattgtGTTACCAAATTAACATCAGGATAAAGACCTTAACATTCTGcagatttattatttaaaaaaagaagcaaaaggatAAATGGGAATATACACATGCAGTATCATTAAACTAAGAATTGGTAACTGATAAactttgctttttgtatttgtagTTATGCATGATCAGccatttttcttcaagttttcttaaatattaaaGGTCTATAAGGTGTCAATATTCACAAATTTTTCCCTGAAATTCAGTTGCCAGAGTGATACCTTTTGAGA is a genomic window of Meleagris gallopavo isolate NT-WF06-2002-E0010 breed Aviagen turkey brand Nicholas breeding stock chromosome 1, Turkey_5.1, whole genome shotgun sequence containing:
- the OFD1 gene encoding oral-facial-digital syndrome 1 protein, whose protein sequence is MAEGEREALSQDELRKRLYQTFKNRGVLDTLKTQLRKQLIHELMHPILSGELQPQTVPSDDCSLLITASNSLVADHLQRCGYEYSLSVFFPESGLEKKKLLSVQDLLQLLRISPKSSLYKSLTLGTQKEKKGFLMRILMGLTEHHLSKECCDRETQTISIPPYRESLAEKLQLIDEQFADSYPQHHKYEPLEGKLHEYRKEIEKQLQAEMSQKLQHFKEVEIAKIKMEEKAQTQKEISELRYELEKTHQAKAEALVSREKNAIERLQKQQEIEAKEVYAQRQSLLKDIEVMRTREAELKQRIESFEITQKLQEEKNKTIDDALRRREVAVKNIEETYDQKLKTELLKYQLELKEEYIARTNKVTEDEKKIKKAMLLREEAVAVNSKKEELKQAVSRTKELELDLESVKAQVLLVNKQNQLLTEKLKEVSDYPLLKEEKLELQVQNKLLRQQLDETRTENQHLRDKLSQPSAEHLACQAELRKVEHSRRLVMDEFESHKQFSEKQLQSEVERSALLKAQLLDSEATVRKLNVQVEDLKLQLKQTQAALENEVYRNPKPSLVDRSVIDLVDDRIVPPDIYTDSIFLKNPIVSDVVKGSAVARAGCHQQLQTRSASPDSDLECMAQTWARIKELEKEAEYLEEAYRNYQHRIIQDTAASRTPRKMQSPLLLQCAVSRVPLTTQCELLEDNPDSQHSLSSPRGEKYIGRHGQPDAFKNPSTPPHKGVPPSKCRSSTPVYKLERVLNNKNRSDGASDSYLASSQQSVDQVFSPISKPRILSRSESLSSSPSSHGEKIRLQNQRIDNRDLSDSPKPEKLVYEDLEEHVSPLEYQGDIPEQCESDVLHPSGDTVNGNHVTATVRATATSPQDLTVLDQRETEEQNTEDKHWEEEKKAGEERREGEQQGTGEREQNETEELKNETLIQDSMKIDEEDKGEKCESNNSGVEEVVKDSTPNPLEKYMKIIQQRREQELAHEDSKKEEIQDVSLIEGITSSEKDDSAAGISHGDDDDNFW